From the genome of Asterias amurensis chromosome 17, ASM3211899v1, one region includes:
- the LOC139949671 gene encoding epidermal retinol dehydrogenase 2-like, which produces MEERAANNIGRMLAWEFALRGANLILVDLDADGCANLADSIRDIGQAVKIYQCDLTKRDEINRVMADVLRDVGNVDILVNNAGIVSARRLQDCPDVIIQRVMDLNIMASIWMTKAVLPGMQQRNYGHIVNIASLTGFIGIGGLVDLSTSKFASVGFSEALHCELSQMKKDIKVSVVCPSLLDRGMFEGAKSRFPSPLQPKYAISEIMKGILQDQEVIFIPWYMQFTPILKAVLPVGAFNAIVSFSTGMDIMKNIKGSKNSSLL; this is translated from the exons gtGCCGCAAATAATATTGGTCGTATGCTAGCTTGGGAGTTTGCTCTTCGTGGAGCCAATTTAATACTGGTTGATTTGGATGCAGATGGATGTGCAAACCTAGCTGATAGCATAAGAGACATTGGCCAGGCTGTGAAAATATACCAGTGTGATTTAACAAAAAGAGATGAGATTAATAG GGTCATGGCTGACGTGTTGCGAGATGTCGGGAATGTTGATATTTTAGTGAACAACGCTGGGATTGTCAGTGCACGGAGACTACAAGACTGTCCAGATGTAATCATTCAACGAGTCATGGATCTTAATATCATGGCTTCAATTTGG ATGACCAAGGCTGTCCTACCAGGAATGCAACAGCGGAACTATGGCCACATTGTCAACATCGCTTCCCTAACCGGCTTCATCGGTATCGGTGGACTCGTCGACCTGAGCACCAGCAAGTTTGCCAGTGTGGGTTTCTCGGAGGCTCTACACTGTGAGCTCTCACAGATGAAGAAGGATATTAAGGTGTCTGTTGTCTGTCCCTCACTGCTGGATCGGGGGATGTTTGAAGGAGCAAAGTCAAG GTTTCCATCGCCGTTGCAACCCAAGTATGCAATAAGTGAGATCATGAAAGGCATTCTCCAAGATCAAGAGGTTATATTTATTCCATGGTACATGCAGTTCACACCAATCTTAAAAGC AGTTTTACCTGTGGGTGCATTCAATGCAATAGTATCTTTCTCCACCGGAATGGACATCATGAAGAACATCAAAGGATCCAAGAACAGTAGTTTACTGTAG
- the LOC139950095 gene encoding nucleoporin NUP42-like — protein MVVCKFFLRGECRFGDRCRFEHTKGGQGGGGGYQGYGGGGGGGGRDGGGYGRGGGGGGYDQGGGGYDQRGGGGGGYGQGSSRGGGGYNQQNNPYVYINKNSSSYDNRQGRLDDDGRGGGGGGKKRVQFKDSFGTSQNQNQNRFNALGAASGSAESHSDVLDTIKHDVEEWEGSKMWPFSSYKPNKSQGCVPGFEDISPEEIRFIAYTAVKESKFDQHKASFAAMADIYKRQRDQLMSPSQEITSQLIAIFNGGGQMPQSIFGTTESPVMAMYNHSTSLGSTSQGFGASGFGTQPSSFGSMSTSTASGTGFGGNAFASATPGAFGSGFGNQQTQNATSTGTGLFGKPAAPSEPTGTGLFGKPATGQTAAAATFGGSSGIFGSNSGAFGSSSAPVTNSTGNVGLFGKPAPAGNTASSVSAQPGLFGKNTQGASGGASGGASGGASGGASGGASPGNKVGVYTPLEELTAEEKEQFQANSFTLGKIPTRPPPLELCR, from the exons ATGgttgtttgtaaatttttcCTTCGAGGTGAATGTAGATTTGGTGATCGGTGTCGTTTTGAACACACAAAAGGCGGTCAAG GAGGAGGAGGTGGTTACCAGGGTTACGGAGGCggtggaggaggaggaggtAGAGATGGTGGAGGCTACGGAAGAGGAGGAGGTGGCGGGGGCTATGATCAAGGGGGCGGGGGCTATGATCAAAGAGGGGGCGGTGGTGGCGGATATGGTCAGGGAAGCTCCAGAGGTGGAGGTGGTTACAACCAACAAAATAACCCCTATGTTTATATCAACAAAAACAGCAGTTCATATGACAATAGGCAAGGAAGATTGGACGATGATGGGCGTGGTGGGGGAGGCGGAGGGAAGAAACGCGTCCAGTTTAAAGACTCATTTGGAACGagccagaaccagaaccagaaccgcTTTAACGCTCTGGGTGCCGCCTCGGGATCGGCTGAGAGTCACAGCGATGTTCT AGATACAATCAAGCATGACGTTGAAGAGTGGGAGGGCAGTAAGATGTGGCCGTTTTCCAGCTACAAACCCAACAAATCTCAAGGCTGCGTACCAGGGTTTGAGGACATCTCACCTGAAGAGATCCGGTTCATTGCGTACACTGCAGTGAAGGAGAGTAAATTTGACCAACAT AAAGCATCATTTGCTGCTATGGCTGATATTTACAAGAGGCAGAGAGACCAGCTAATGAGCCCTTCGCAAGAAATCACATCCCAACTG ATAGCTATCTTCAACGGGGGTGGTCAAATGCCACAGTCGATCTTTGGGACCACAGAGTCGCCAGTCATGGCTATGTACAATCACAG CACTTCACTTGGGTCAACAAGTCAAGGTTTTGGAGCCAGTGGATTTGGAACCCAACCTTCCAGCTTTGGGTCCATGTCTACATCAACCGCCTCTGGAACAGGTTTTGGTGGCAATGCCTTTGCAAGTGCTACACCTGGGGCCTTTGGTAGTGGCTTCGGAAACCAGCAGACACAAAATGCAACCAGCACAGGTACAGGACTGTTTGGTAAGCCAGCAGCACCGAGTGAACCAACAGGAACAGGACTCTTTGGTAAACCCGCTACTGGACAGACAGCTGCTGCAGCGACATTCGGTGGCAGCAGTGGGATATTCGGTAGCAACAGTGGAGCATTTGGTAGCAGCAGTGCGCCAGTTACTAACAGCACAGGCAATGTAGGTCTCTTTGGAAAGCCTGCTCCAGCTGGGAACACTGCGTCTTCAGTGAGCGCCCAACCGGGTTTATTTGGGAAGAACACGCAGGGTGCATCGGGTGGTGCATCGGGCGGTGCATCGGGCGGTGCATCGGGCGGTGCATCGGGCGGAGCATCGCCAGGCAACAAAGTGGGTGTGTACACACCTCTTGAGGAACTCACTGCAGAGGAGAAGGAACAGTTCCAGGCAAACTCTTTCACACTAGGAAAGATCCCAACAAGGCCACCACCCCTGGAATTGTGTAGATGA